AGTGAGTTCAGATGATGACAGGATGCTATTAATCTCTAAAGGTTGTCTCTCACCTATAAGTGTTCCTGAACATTTTGAGCTTAGATCgagtatttataataaattgGCACAAGCtatattattttcttttaatgattattatatacatttgtCACCCTTTTGAAAAAGCGAGGATGCACCTAGATATTCTGGTAGAGTGCTATATTTGAACTATTATAAAATTGTTGTTGTTATAGATTTTTTGTTTCATGGTTTAATTTACTGTGGATGGCATTAACCGGTGATAATAACATCAACTAGCTATAGTAAAtagacaatattttattatatttattaacctTTGTACAAAAGGCAAAAAGACTTGACTATGTTTGTTTAATGCGTTTGGTGTAGTCACAGTTTTCTATAGTCAAGCCTAGCGAATGTGGGCCTACATAATTGAAGAATCAGTGAGGGAAATATATGATATCAAGTCTTCTGTAACCACAGTATACCTAATAGTATACCTAATTTATTTGATGATTATTGAATGATTTCTCTTCAACTAATCATTGAACATTATACTTTTATCAGCTGACTGATGAACACCAGAGTTAGCTTCACCCAGTCATAGATGGTTGGTATTATTTAGTCTAACAacagtttaacaatttttgtcCAATGACTGATTAGCTCAGCTGGTGTTAgccaatcaaaatatttttgcacataCTTGTAGTAGTTGAGCTAGTCATAGCGCAATTAACAATGAGTTGCTCTATATTTTAGTTAGCAACTGGCAGCCAGCCGGTGGTGCTAGTCCTTCAATCGTAGCAATACGCGCTTCAGGTGCTGCCACGGGTGACCATCCTTTCAAATTGGAGCAAACCTTCAACTATGGTTACTTTTCAACTCAATTTCCCTCTCAGACTGCCAGATTTTTAGAGAAAGTGTTTGAGGTGAGCTCATGCAGTCGTTGGGAAGTAGCAGATTTACCGATGTTATACGTACTTGGAAACGTGTTTGCCATCGTCCAATGTTCTACACATTCCCAAAATCTGTTGGCATTATAGTTTTTTAGGAGTAGAAACAAGTTTGcttttcaatttttgtcaaGCATTCATAAAGCATTCGATATAGCCATGTATACTTGTGTGAAATGTTTCACCTTATTACGTCATACTAGTCTTCTGGGAGTTGCTTGCTTATTGAGAAAGCAAATCTTAGTTATTATAACTGCTGCTTCTGTTGTTTCGTTAGACTTTTCATGCTATGTATTTCACTTCATGCCCTTTTTTTGGTTAAGTGTGTTGCTCTTAAAAGATCTGAGGGCATCACCTTCTGTCCAAAAATATGCACAAATCTTTAACTGGTATACTTGTGAAAGAGATGTTTTTTGTTATTGCAGACACCAGAGCACAACTACTGTGCGGGGAGAATTGATACCTACCGACTGCCAGATATTCCAATTCATTTTAGTTTTAGGGCAGAAGTAGTCGACCACCTGGCTTCAACAATTATGTTCACGAGGGTAAGAATTTGGAGTCATCTACACCTAGCTAAACAGCTAGTTTGTGCAACTAGCCAATATGTTCATAACGAGTAACTCAACTCTAGCATTTCTGAAAAAAATTCATATTGTTTTTCATTTATTGCTTAACAGACAAtcagtaacagaaagttcactAATATTACTACCTGCTAATAATCTGCTATGCATCTAGCTACAACTTCATTTGTATTCtcaacttttcaaaagtaatGAGTCATTTTCAGAGTAGACATTTATTCTTATTGAGTAAATCATAAACAACTTTTAGCCACTTTAATGGTTGTGTAAGCGATGGCAGCCATGAATTGCTGTGGTCATGAATTGCTGTGGTTGAGTGTTACTTAAGCAGGGCATGTGCTAAGTGTACATTTTTTATATTGCACTAAAAGTGAAAGCTTATTAAGAAAGTTATCTGGTTCTATCagcatttgttttaaatgtgttGAGTGCAAAAGTAGTTGGAACCAGAAAAAGAGCAAATGGGAAGCTTTTCAAAGCCCGAATAGATTGTTGTAAATACTCAGCCACCAGTCAATATATTTAATCACTGTATGTCTTTTGCTTGCATAGAAAATCTGTTGCTGTCTGCTGTTTCTCTGCTGCTAActgaataaaaataacaaaagtgtGAGTATCTGAATCACTGAGCAGATAGATACTACTAGAGCATCGAGTATATAGTGTATCATTTATACTACTAGAGCATcaagtatatagtgtatagtttATGCTACTAGAGCATcaagtatatagtgtatagtttATACTACTAGAGCATcaagtatatagtgtatagtttATACTACTAGAGCATcaagtatatagtgtatagtttATACTACTAGAGCATCAAGTATATAGTGCATAGTTTATACTACTAGAGCATcaagtatatagtgtatagtttATACTACTAGAGCATcaagtatatagtgtatagtttATACTACTAGAGCATcaagtatatagtgtatagtttATGCTACTAGAGCATcaagtatatagtgtatagtttATACTACTAGAGCATcaagtatatagtgtatagtttATACTACTAGAGCATcaagtatatagtgtatagtttATACTACTAGAGCATcaagtatatagtgtatagtttATACTGCTAGAGCATCAAGTATATAGCGTATAGTTTATACTACTAGAGCATcaagtatatagtgtatagtttATACTACTAGAGCATcaagtatatagtgtatagtttATACTACTAGAGCATcaagtatatagtgtatagtttATACTACTAGAGCATCAAGTATATAGTGGATAGTTTATACTACTAGAGCATcaagtatatagtgtatagtttATACTACTAGAGCATCAAGTATATAGTGCATAGTTTATACTACTAGAGCATcaagtatatagtgtatagtttATATTACTAGAGCATCAAGTATATAGTGCATAGTTTATACTACTAGAGCATCAAGTATATAGTGCATAGTTTATGCTACTAAAGCATcaagtatatagtgtatagtttATACTACTAGAGCATCAAGTATATAGTGCATAGTTTATACTACTAGAGCATCAAGTATATAGTGCATAGTTTATACTACTAGAGCATCAAGTATATAGTGCATAGTTTATGCTACTAGAGCATcaagtatatagtgtatagtttAGACTGCGAGGGCATCAAGTTTTCAAGAGACTTGTCGAGCTTGAAAGGTTGTTTTAATGCTAATGAGTGACCAGCTGTTGCGGAAAATGTTCTTTTAACACATTCGTGTCTTACGCTCTGGCTTTAGCAGCGCATACAGTAACTCTCAGTACTAGCAGCGCATACAGTAACTCTCAGTACTAGCAGCGCATACAGTAACTCTCAGTACTAGCAGCGCATACAGTAACTCTCAGTACTAGCAGCGCATACAGTAACTCTCAGTACTAGCAGCGCATACAGTAACTCTCAGTACTAGCAGCGCATACAGTAACTCTCAGTACTAGCAGCGCATACAGTAACTCTCAGTACTAGCAGCGCATACAGTAACTCTCAGTACTAGCAGCGCATACAGTAACTCTCAGTACTAGCAGCGCATACAGTAACTCTCAGTACTAGCAGCGCATACAGTAACTCTCAGTACTAGCAGCGCATACAGTAACTCTCAGTACTAGCAGCGCATACAGTAACTCTCGTCTCTGGATGAAGAAATGTGTGATAAATAagacaatgatcatcaaatagaAATCCCTTGTTTAGCGTAACTTTGGAGTAATCACTAGTTTCTGTTCAACCAAGTTCTATTCTTAATGTCATGCGCTGCTGGTGTATTCGTTTCTACTCTTTGCATGCCACAATATTCTGAAACTTTTTATCACTTGTCAGGAGGTCTATGATTTCCAAAGTAACTTCACTCGAATAGACTTTAAGACGCCTCCCACCGGAAATGACACAGTAGATGCTCATGCTCACCCAAAGACAGTCGTTAACGACTTTGGAACAGGTATATTATTTTTCTGCTAAAGCCCTTGTCAATAGTATGAAATAGGTAAATTAcagccatagatatagtaaaccctagattggcgaatagctatcaatacaatggagcaaaagttaTCCATTGCTATCAATAGCAATGGAGCtgaatcattggtattattcattaccatgtgcgtaagattcttgcctttctcatccaaagtcattacagtcatacttcgacttacgagcttaatgcgttcagagactgagctcataggtcaatttactcgcatgttggtgcaatttatttatatatagaacaattaaatgtatattgataggttttcatactctgaaaatgcaaataaaacactcaaaacaatatattgtaacagaaagaacatgttggttattgtcctaacttaccacatgctttcaaaaagcaacaaataaaaataatgcaaggaaatgtgattaattaaaatgtaaaattaaatacatacaatagcggctaacgctagcatttgccaatgagggagagataagttatcctccATTaaaacagttgactttgataaatttagattttatccaagtcttaaaagacaaaattaaaagcaaacctaaaagcaaactttaatctttaacttaacgtaattaaagtttcttcggcgttcatagttttaagtttctcgctggttagctttTTTTTGTTTCGTTCTCACGACCAGCCgaccgttttaagagaaacctatctaaggacgtttgcctttgtcgccctttcaacgtgttgcgatcaggacgaacacagttgttgtcaccaagggttaatgcacgaccgctagtcaacttgtccgaatgtctattttttatagtcttgatagatagcaccggccattttacgtagcatcgtttcagttacgcagtcaccggccaattgtttgtcttttatccaaaacctgagcagtctctccatcagtggtcgtgaagatcaCAGGGGTCAGATCAGTGGTCGTGGGCtgcatcgtttagaaactatggttagtccttttgcagactaaatgccttgaatataatccttgtgtttgataattgtggatgtatttctgtcatattgctgagctagcttaATCAagcatacatattttgcatatttttcaataattttccgtttaatatcaattgttatcattcgctttttctttgcattatctatcctttcactggcaaactttcggtctacgcacggtacttttaatttacataattctgcactgaaaatcgcgcacaaaaaacatggtacaaaagtataatctgagcagttgaaaaatacagagtgatgctgttctcataaaacacctccgacatacttggcaactgtctcATATGCTCGTatttcaaacatggctcgtattttagtgctaaaacttgcttaaaagctggctcgtacctcaagtttctcgtacgttagggcactcgtaagttgaagtattactgtatataagttttacacattttcaataaaatatgcagtctcagatgcacaaactatggaaaaattgagcagtttttagtgctaagtcaataggagttaatagatcagctgattcgctttgcacatcaccatgacattgcgtcatgctaattataggcctcacttgttttgattattcgcatatctagggtttactatatctatgattacAGCACTGCTTAACTGTGTTGAAATAGATTTTGCCcattaattttgaaaattttgttttttttatcacATAACAAGTCAATAGCATTAGTAATTGGTTTTAGTTGAGTTCTAatgatttttcaaaaacatGTGCTTTTTTCACAGCTCACAGAGTTATGATAAGAAACATTGAGTTGCTGCATGCAGCCTTATGTGATGCTGGAtctcttttttatattttggttTTGTATACAAGTTGTTTTTGCTCCTTTAGGGTATAATATACTTTCGGTTATAAACGTATTGAAAATATGATCTCTTCAGCAAATTTGTACCTTCGAATTTAACCTTGATAACCATCGCGAGTTGCTCATTTGTAGTAAAGAGCTATATCTGATTGATATTTATCTATTCAGGCCTCACTTACCTACTTGATAAAGGCACTGGGGAGTGTGTGACCATGCCCATCACCACTTCTGAGTTTGATGCTGTACCACTCGGAGAAGGCAAAACCAGAATGAGGACACCTTCagagttttttaattttgacaGCCTTGGCAAATACCCTTATCAATACATGGGAGAGGTAACCTTTGTCGCTGCAAGAGCGGCTCCTGATTGTCTGGATTTTACTATTGACTGAAATGTAGTCATACactgaaatattaaaaaaagacAACAAAGTAGGGTTCTCAGTCTACCTCCGGTTCTCAGTTTGCACAGTTAGTTATACATATATGAGGCTATAGTATAGGCTAGCCTGTGTTTCATAACCTGACTGTCAGGTCATTTAGAAGCTCTATTAGCATCTCTCTAAAGTGTATGTTGTAGCCCTAGAAAACTGGAGACATATTTTATAGTCACACGTCATTATATCATTGCATTACAGCATAATGTTAGGGACATAGCAGCCAATGGTTGGATTGCCTACCGTCCCTATCCTCACCTTAGCTCATCTCTTAATGCCACTTGGGAGTGGTACTTTTCAAAGGTACACAATATCTTTATTTTCTCACTCTTCCATTCCttttaaaacttgacaaattATTCTGCTATCAATAACTTGTGATGTTCGCTAGACATCACTCTATGTTCTTTAGGCAACCACTATAATTAAAGCGCAAGATGTGGCTGAAATCAATGAGCCTCTGAGGCTAGACATCAAGTCATCAGAGGTAGAGTATAAAGTTATTACTTTCCTACAACTACTATGTTGCCTATATTTGGTATGTAAAGCTAGCATCCTCTTATGCACCTTTTCATTTACAAGTTGCTCTCAGTCCggcaaaaaatatataattatggaTACCACTAGCAAAGTGAAGGTCGTTCCTGGCCATCGTAACCACTCGGCGACTTTTGTCATTTGAAACGCATTTGGAATCGTTGATGTCTATTTGAGAAGTTCCAAAAATGTCCACACTTTCATCCAAAATGTGTGAAACATTTTCTCTAATAAGCGCTGTGTAGCGTGTCTGACTATTCTATATTTTGTATGCAGGCCTCTGTCGACATCTCCTACAACGTTTACAGATTTAGTGAGAAAACGCCTGACCCTAGATACTTTGATATCCGAACATGCTTCCGTGACGCTGGCAGCCATCTTATTAGCTTGCAACTAACAGGTTTGTTCTAGACTTCTTCCTGTTTTCAGTATACACATTCCTGTGCGTATATGGCTTGGAAGGACTTTGTCAATCTCTTTCCTCAGGGAACTGGTCAATTTTCGAAGCAGAGGACAACCTTCAGTTGCTGCGCTATTGGTTTCAGCTGTCCATTGATGACTTTACTGGGCTTCGTGCCATCAGGGTTCAAGATATTGAGGTTGGAACTTACTTTATTTTACCAGCTACAGTTTTAACATTTATTCATATTTGTGTTACTTGTTTTTGGCGTTTCATTATGTATTGCATAACAAATCAATGGattattaaaaacattctgCTAAATTTCATTAATTAGTAATTCAACTGCTGGTCTGTTGTGTTCACTAGTCATTGGTGAATAAACTTACTTCCCTCTTTGAGTTCATTATCTTCAATCTAGATTGCCTTTCCTTTTGTTTAGGCTTTTTATACCTAATGACAGtctttttgaaacaaatgcATGCCTTTTTATTTGACCTCGTAAACCGTCTGACATTACATCCATTTTTAGATAACGCAGCTAAAGCTTGTATCTGGTTTTTTATCACCATTCATAGAGGCATCACAAACCTAATTGATTGGTTTATTATTATCATGCATAGAGGCATCACATACCTAATTGCTtggtttattatcatcatccaTAGAGACATCACACACCTAATTGATTGGTTtttatcatcataaatagaGGCATCACATACCTAATTGATCAAAGCAGCAGCCACATTATGCcaagaaaaatatttaataccACATGTCCATACCACATTTAATACATGTCCTTCTAGGTTTTTCCACTCATCGGTAATTCTGTTTTGCTGATCGGATGTGGTtaacatttttcttttaaaaatatttcgctttgattttattttagtttgaaTTCTTCGATAAAAATTTTGAAGTCACCTTCACATTGCTTGGACAAGAAAAAGTAAAAGGAGATATTGACGATCCTGTACAACCAGTTGCCCTTCAATTAGCGACTGACCGACTCATCGAGGCTGTCAATGATGGAATATTCCAGGTCTACTACATGCCCAATCCTCGCGTAAGTCTTACAACTCTATCATCACTCACAGTTCTATAGTTCTCTAACTCTCAACTTTGTTGGTTTTTTTGCGGGGTTCAGGACAACTTCTTTCATGTTCATGATGTGGTGATTTTTGACATCTATGAGGCATTGGAGGCTCACTGTAGGGTCGAATTATCAACTTATCACACTTTCATATTTAGTAACCAAATCTGTTTAGTTTAGTAGCCATAATCTGTTTAGTTTTATAGCAAAGCATAGGTTTAAGTTCGGAATGACTAGTAGAGTTTATGTTTATTGATTTACCTGTGATCTACTCGCTTGTGTAGTTAGACTGTGAAGATGGCAGAAAAACTCTGATTGCtcttttaattacatgtatacaactgtatataaatctcatagtttgtgtgtgtgtgtaattCGGtttttccagctatagctattaaaattctGGAATTAAAATCTGTATCgctgaagatttgatcttggaacttcctgttcaccaggcaaatatcttaccaattcaGCTACACAAGATTGATGGAtgcattgggcgatatatgtcggtaTGTGGGGGAAAATACGCCACCGCTCTCCGTTACAGTGCAATGTCATTTTGTgtttgctctcacagctcttattagtaagagcCGTAGATAACTagtttgctcaaattagccattggcaatgtgccaggcaactacattacctgtcactgtttataagctgatttttaatacccgtgcaacgctggtCATTTCGCTAGTTACTTATACAAAATAGTAAAGTCACAAGAAATGTAAAGATAAGCGCGAAGACAATCTTAAATTTTAAgactacaattcaatagagctacAAAATTATTTACTGAAGATTCAGAATTCGTTCAGGATCCATCATCGTTTATTTCTAGACTATGACTGCTCTCAAAATGTCCTCATTATTTTGTGTTGTTCATCAGCAAGTTTTAAAAGTGTAGGAAATTTTTGAAGAGTACACAAAGTACAAGTCTAAAGACACTTGTTATATAGTAATTATGAGTTGAAGACTCATCATATTAAAAGTATAACATTTTAACATACAAGCTAGCTTGGTAGGCAGTTGATACAAAATATGCCCTTCATTACAAACtccaatataatttttaattaagtttactttttataatattccaGCTTGTCCAAGTGTAATGTTGACCTTTATGAAAAAAAGCTTTAGCCTTGTACAATGCTATCAACTAATGTCACTTGATATATTCATAACTTCATTACTAAAActtcatgaatattattattgttattctgtGACGTGTGATAAAATAGGTTTATCCTGTTTTACAGTTTGTGACTATTTTCTACCCTGTCAAAGGCTCACTGCGAGTTATCGAAAGGAATAACAGTACTAGGTCCTACAGACCTTCTAAATCAGGTATGTTCTAGTTCTAGCTTTGTGTCTATTTTGGCTTCGATTCTTGTCTACACTCGACTGTTCATTATGTTTGTCATTCTTATCGTTATTTTCTCTTTGTTTATAGTTGAATCACGTTCAGCCATGAAACAGCTAATGGTTGCACTATATTATCGCTATGCTAAATTACATTATTCGAACAATCTAATAGCTTTAGTACATACTAGTACCTTAGTAGTCTGGTGTGTCGTTAGCGATCGTCATATGTAGTAAGCTTACAGTCGTTCAAAAATGCTAGTTTGCGATCGATTGGCGCAGGGTTGGTCTACCATACTGAAACTCATGAGGTTGATCCCTGTAtgaggcaatcttttttccccAAACTCTAATCATGGCTCTAGATCGagggacagacacggctcttattatagtaaagataaaaTTCTTGAAGCGCTTTAGTCGTGTATCTACCTTGTCTCACACCTGATGCTCGTTGAGAATATAGTGAAACTTCCTGTAGTCTGTAGTCATGTAGCATGAAGTAGCCTACTAGTAGGTTACCGTTTGACAAGACTAAATGAACTGCTCTTTACTTCTTGCCGACTAGGTTTATAGTAACTAAGGTTAAGTTTCCCTTGACCATGTTGATGGCATaacagttacatgtatgtaggtCTATGAAGCCCCAACAACATGAAGCGATATCGTTTCATGTCGTTTTAGGTTGCTTTCTGCAACCTTTTTTTTTGATATCACAAAATACATGGTATCTCTTGCAATATATGTATCACAAGGAAGCTGCAGACATTCTATGCTTTCTTGGAATAGCTTTCGACGAATTATTTTTTAGGGTTCCAAGTGTTTTGCTCAAACAAAGCTTGTTGTATAACTATGAAATGTTCGCTTGCGAGAATCTAAGGCCTTGGTCTAAATAAGTCGATCAGTTCTTGTAAGACCAAATAATATCGCTCATTACTTGACGGtgtgaatataatatattacacaaTGCACTGTTGCTTACTGATGTATGAGATTGAAGCTTCATCAGAAGTATCTAGGAATATTTAGGTACATAGTTATTATTGTGAAAGTTTCTAAATCTTATTGCTTAAGGCTGTGAAAGATGAAAAAGATGTCCAGAGTAAACTGTGTAGGGAGTCAAAAagtttgatttttatttgtaGCCTTAGTACAAAAGTACGAGAATAGTCCTGGCATTACAACGGGTGCAGCGATTGGCCTAGCTTTCGGAGTTCTTTTTCTCGGGATCTTGCTCACCCTCGCTGCTGTCCTcttctacaacaaaataacaaacACCGCTCCAAAATATGTGCCTCACCACAATGATGAGTGAGATACTAAACTTCGCTAAAGTTATCAAGCAGTCTACGATATTTGGACTTATAGAATATCTACCTCTATTAGTGTGTGTACTGAACAGGTTACAGCTATGGCATACTATCAATGCACTAATTATTGAAATTTAGACTCGTGGTAATTTATTGTGTCTCTTTGAGCCGTATTATGCGTATgttaaaagcttttttaataaaactcaATTATGGTATGCAAGATTAATGCCATTACATGGACCACTTGGTTGTTGGaattatttaacaaatatacGTTCATTCAGAGTATCGGCAGTCTGTGGCATTAATAAAACATATCTATGATTTTGATGCAATCTATTGATTCTCACAATAGGTATTGTTATCATTAGTCAACTGAGAGATGTATTGATCGGGATAATTGACCATGGTCATTGTTTAACTTTCAATGAACGTATTGTTCGAAACCTTATCAAAGCTGTCGCATCAGCACTCAGCGCAATACTCCAAACCTTTACTTCCCCAAGGGTATCAACAGGCTCGTGGCAGCATTTGGGTTGCTGCTTCAATGCTAAACATTTATGGTAAGTTTTGTAAGATTTGGTTTTAGCAAGGGCTTCATCATTCAATTGCGTTCACTAGTTTGTTGTTTCGCCGTACTTATATTAGCTGGTGATGAAACATGTATGACATAAAAAATCTGCTGTATCATCTTTCattttcaaaatagttttttgtttaggTTTGAAGGATATAACGGTAACATATCTTAATTGTAAATACAGGTAGGAGGTGGTGTGTTTGTGACCACTTTCCAATATAGTTCACACTTAGGTACTCTTTCTACCGTTATCTATTCTCGCTGCCAATAATGGGAATAGCTGATAAAGGTGAGAGAAAGTTCTTTTTGACCAAAACCTTTCAGTCTCAATGACATTTTGAATCAATGGAACTTTCCACTGTCTATAAGTCAAATGGCATCTAACAGTAGTTAAATTCATAAAATacgcatacatgtatttatctagTGTAGATAGCAATGTTTCTGTTGACCTGTGTTTAAAGTGAAATAATATTTcgagttacatgtatatgaaattgTGTGGGCTGAAAAATCGGTTGGCCTGAAGCTAATCCGTGC
The genomic region above belongs to Watersipora subatra chromosome 1, tzWatSuba1.1, whole genome shotgun sequence and contains:
- the LOC137402099 gene encoding uncharacterized protein, producing the protein MRQRIMRQRIMRQQILAIIFLVSTVQGVTIPDGFNQDTCIPAATNGGKDFPKIPNQYVSRLEWTDHVARRSTYMQEYVSVTNNIGVIYVTGLRIPGRTSKFITSASTGELFTILDVDKMEFEDGNCIVSKLSDNQEFALPITPDPKFPGTDRLMSGRSLLDVGANIVGKMLYNGTAMWNGIPCDVWIGCLYSPSNRLTITATYYFSVSNWQPAGGASPSIVAIRASGAATGDHPFKLEQTFNYGYFSTQFPSQTARFLEKVFETPEHNYCAGRIDTYRLPDIPIHFSFRAEVVDHLASTIMFTREVYDFQSNFTRIDFKTPPTGNDTVDAHAHPKTVVNDFGTGLTYLLDKGTGECVTMPITTSEFDAVPLGEGKTRMRTPSEFFNFDSLGKYPYQYMGEHNVRDIAANGWIAYRPYPHLSSSLNATWEWYFSKATTIIKAQDVAEINEPLRLDIKSSEASVDISYNVYRFSEKTPDPRYFDIRTCFRDAGSHLISLQLTGNWSIFEAEDNLQLLRYWFQLSIDDFTGLRAIRVQDIEFEFFDKNFEVTFTLLGQEKVKGDIDDPVQPVALQLATDRLIEAVNDGIFQVYYMPNPRFVTIFYPVKGSLRVIERNNSTRSYRPSKSALVQKYENSPGITTGAAIGLAFGVLFLGILLTLAAVLFYNKITNTAPKYVPHHNDE